Proteins encoded within one genomic window of Sphingomonas sp. KRR8:
- a CDS encoding septation protein IspZ, with the protein MTGGSTGTRLWLYQRPFTVGLQECMVLLEARTTGLASSLWIDGEQQAADFTPAVGPAAARNHRLAASLADGRTMEVEAGYISWWNVAVAARIDGELIHESHPGRRIALPESLQRMVSQTTPDGRSAVDLGKLRRNRVPMIVDLVTALLFFVLAKLTDLETAAVVGAGVGLALLATQKITKVDLLGGLALFGVLMLLVSAGFAIVFQDDEIIKQRSTIVGLIGAACFLGDGLLMGGRRLGGGLGRYIAYRDLDERRLAIGMGLTGIIMALANFAVVRLASTDVWLFYTTFGDVPFSMVLVIVAIRWARSGSGAERVAA; encoded by the coding sequence CGGCTCCACCGGCACCCGCCTGTGGCTTTACCAGCGGCCGTTCACGGTCGGATTGCAGGAATGCATGGTGCTGCTGGAGGCGCGCACGACGGGGCTGGCGTCATCTCTGTGGATCGACGGTGAGCAGCAGGCTGCAGACTTCACCCCGGCCGTCGGTCCTGCCGCCGCGCGCAATCACCGCCTGGCGGCCAGTCTTGCCGACGGACGCACGATGGAGGTCGAGGCCGGTTACATCAGCTGGTGGAATGTCGCTGTCGCCGCTCGCATCGACGGCGAGCTCATCCACGAGAGCCATCCCGGCCGCCGCATCGCGTTACCCGAATCCCTCCAGAGAATGGTTTCGCAAACCACGCCCGACGGTCGCTCCGCGGTCGACCTCGGCAAGCTGCGCCGCAATCGCGTGCCGATGATCGTCGACCTTGTCACCGCACTGCTGTTCTTCGTCCTGGCCAAGCTCACGGATCTGGAGACCGCCGCGGTGGTTGGTGCCGGCGTTGGCCTCGCGCTGCTCGCCACCCAGAAGATCACCAAGGTCGACTTGCTCGGCGGGCTGGCCTTGTTCGGCGTCCTGATGCTGCTCGTCTCCGCCGGCTTTGCGATCGTCTTCCAGGACGACGAGATCATCAAGCAGCGCTCGACCATCGTCGGCCTGATCGGCGCCGCCTGCTTCCTGGGGGACGGCCTCCTCATGGGTGGCCGCCGCCTCGGTGGGGGGCTTGGCCGCTATATCGCCTATCGCGACCTCGACGAGCGCCGGCTGGCGATCGGGATGGGGCTGACTGGCATAATCATGGCGCTCGCCAACTTCGCGGTGGTCCGGCTAGCTTCCACCGACGTCTGGCTGTTCTACACGACGTTCGGCGACGTGCCGTTCAGCATGGTCCTGGTCATTGTCGCCATCCGCTGGGCGCGGAGCGGGAGCGGCGCTGAGCGCGTTGCCGCCTGA
- the recF gene encoding DNA replication/repair protein RecF: protein MPLTRLALTNVRNYAELTLTPGQGFVCLFGENGAGKTNILEAVSLLAPGRGLRGAPLSEVARGDGPGGFAISARLGDVDLGTGASAVAPERRQVRVNGATASVNSLAEWLSVLWLTPAMDRLFVGSAGDRRRFLDRLVLALEPGHAHHAARYEGAMRARNKLLAEPDGADPQWLAALEAGMAEHGTALAEARARTVAALDERLGTTPDDLFARPEIALEGWSAADLSAVLRSTRARDAAAGRATQGPHRHDLTVTHRAKQQPAARSSTGEQKALLLGLVLAHAELVADRRGQPPILLLDEVAAHLDPGRREALYARLEGRGQVWMTATEEALFSGVHGTRFRISQGSALSA, encoded by the coding sequence GTGCCGCTCACCCGCCTCGCCCTCACCAACGTCCGCAATTATGCCGAGCTGACTCTCACTCCCGGCCAGGGCTTCGTCTGCCTGTTCGGGGAGAATGGCGCGGGCAAGACCAACATTCTCGAAGCGGTCAGCCTGCTCGCGCCCGGACGCGGCCTTCGCGGTGCGCCGTTGAGCGAGGTGGCTCGCGGCGACGGACCGGGCGGCTTCGCGATCAGCGCACGGCTGGGCGACGTCGACCTCGGCACCGGGGCCAGCGCCGTCGCGCCCGAGCGGCGGCAGGTCCGCGTCAACGGCGCCACCGCTTCCGTCAACAGCCTGGCGGAATGGCTGTCCGTGCTATGGCTCACACCGGCCATGGACCGGTTGTTTGTTGGCAGTGCCGGCGACCGCCGCCGCTTTCTCGACCGCCTCGTCCTGGCGCTGGAGCCCGGCCACGCCCACCACGCCGCTCGCTACGAAGGCGCCATGCGCGCCCGCAACAAACTGCTCGCCGAACCCGACGGCGCCGACCCCCAGTGGCTGGCGGCGCTGGAGGCCGGAATGGCCGAGCATGGCACCGCGCTGGCCGAAGCCCGCGCCCGCACCGTCGCCGCGCTGGACGAGCGGTTGGGAACCACTCCCGACGACCTGTTCGCCCGGCCGGAGATTGCGCTCGAAGGCTGGTCCGCCGCAGATCTCTCCGCCGTCCTCCGCTCCACCCGCGCCCGTGACGCCGCCGCCGGCCGCGCCACCCAGGGACCGCACCGGCATGACCTCACCGTTACCCACCGGGCCAAGCAGCAGCCGGCCGCGCGCAGCTCCACCGGCGAGCAGAAGGCACTGCTGCTTGGCCTCGTGCTCGCCCATGCCGAGCTGGTTGCGGATCGCCGGGGCCAGCCACCCATCCTGCTCCTCGATGAAGTGGCCGCGCACCTTGATCCCGGGCGCCGGGAGGCACTCTACGCTCGTCTCGAAGGGCGCGGTCAGGTGTGGATGACCGCCACCGAGGAAGCCCTCTTTTCAGGCGTCCACGGCACCCGCTTCCGTATCAGCCAGGGCAGCGCCTTGAGTGCGTGA